Genomic DNA from Pseudomonas helmanticensis:
GTTGGGGATGAAAAAACCGGCTTAGGCCGGTTTTTTCGTTTCTGATTATTTTTTTTGTGCGCACCGCTTTTTTCGTCGATGGCTATAACCTGTTTTACGGATTACTCGCTGGCACTCCCTATAAATGGCTGAATTTACGCAGCCTGTTAACGCACATAGCTTTTGTCGAAAATCCTCAGAGTTCAGTCGTCTCGATTGATTACTTCACCTCGCCGATCAAACCCCAACTGGCAACTCGCGGCCGCGTTTCCAAAGAAGCGCAGGATGCATACGTGCGGGCTGTGCGCGCCAGCAACGTCACCGTGCATTTCGGTCGTCATCAATTGGAGCCGGCAAAAGCGCCAAGGTTTGTCGATAAACACACCCAGGCGTCACGTCAGGACAAAGTCGATATCTGGAAGCTGGAAGAAAAGGAAACCGATGTTCACATAGCAATCAGCATGTATCGCGCTGCAAGCCGGCAACTGATGTATGAGGGGGCCGAGCGCCTTGAGCAGATCATTCTGGTATCCAGTGACACCGATATGACCCCTGCCTTGAAGGCGCTTCGAACAGATTTTCCCGGCCTGATCATCGGCGTGATCCTCCCACACAGGTCCGGATCTGTCCGGCCCCTCCCAGGTTCTTTGAAAGACAACTCACATTGGTTGAGACGATTTATTTCTGCTGAAGAACTGCGACTTCATCAGCTCCCAAGCCGAGTTGCCACTCACAAGAAACCAGCGATCAAACCGGATTACTGGTAGGAGCTTTCGCCAGCGGATACACCGACTCCCATCCCCCACCCAACGCCTTGTACAACCCGACCATCGCCAGCGATACGCCGGTCGAGCTTTCCACCCACTGCTCCTGCGTCGCCAGCAGTGCGCCTTGCACCGTCAGCACGTTAACGAAATCGACTACGCCTTCGACGTATTGCTGTTGCGCGGTACGCAGGGCGATCTGGTTCTGGCGCACGGCTTCGGCGAGGCTGTCGCGGCGGCGTTGACTGGCGTTGTAGGCAGTCAATTGATCGTCGATTTCGTGCCAGGCGCGCAGCACGGTTTGCTGGTAGGCGATGGCCGCTTCCTGTTGCTGGGCTTCGCGCAATTGCAGCACGCCGCGCAGGCGGCCGCCGTCGAACAATGGCAGGCTGAATTGCGGGCCGATACCGAAAGCACGCGAGCCCCACGAGCCGAAATCGCTGAGCTGCATGGCTTGCGAACCGAGGTTGCCGGACAGGGTGATGCGCGGATAGAAATCGCCCTTGGCCACGCCAATGTTGGCGGTCGCCGCATGCAGACGAGATTCGGCCTGGCGAATGTCCGGACGCCGCTCGGCCAGTTGCGACGGCAAGCCGATGGCGACCTGCAGTGGCGACTGCGGCACCGCAGCGTCTGTGGATAACTCTTTGGCCAAAGCCTGTGGCGGTTCCCCCATCAACAGACTGATCGCATTGATCAGTTGCGATTGGCGTTGTTCCAGCGCCGGCAGGCGCGACTCGATGGCGGCAACTTGCGCGGCGGCTTCGGCGACGTCCAGATCGGTCGCCACACCGTCGGCCAGACGCAGTTGCGAAAGTTTCAGGCTATGCCGCGCCACGTCGAGGTTCTGCTCGGTGACGGCGCGGGTGTTCTGCACCCCGCGCAATTGAATGTAGTTTTGCGCGGTGTCGGCGAGCACAGCCAGCAGCACACCCCGACGGTCGTTTTCGGCAACCTCGAGATTGGCGTCGGCGGCCTCGGTTTCGCGGCGCACACGGCCCCAGAAATCCAGCTCCCAGGAAGCGGAGAAACCGGCGTCCCAGAGATTGAAGGCGGAATCACCGTCAAATCCGGATGGATCGCTCAGGCCCTTGCCACTGTTGCGTTCGCGGCCATAGCTGCCGGTCGCGGCGGTTTTCGGATAGCGATCGGCGCTGATGACCTGGCGTGAGGCGCGGCTTTGTTGCAAGCGGCTGCTGGCCAGTTGCAGGTCAAGGTTGCTGCGTACCGCGCGCTGGGTCAGCGCCGAGAGTTGCGGGTCGTGGAAGACTTCCCACCAGCGTTCGTTGAGGGGTTCGCTGACGGCTTGGCTCGGGGCGGACTTGGCGGGTTTGGCCCAGTCGGCGATTTGTGTTGGCTGGGGTTTTTGGAAGTCTGGGCCGACGGTGCAGGCGGTGAGACTGGCCATAAGCAACGCACTTAAAGTGAGTTGCTGCAACTGGCCTCTTCGCGAGCAGGCTCGCTCCCACATTTTGGATAGCGTTTTCCCTGTGGGAGCGAGCCTGCTCGCGAAGGCGTCGGTTCGATCAACACGGCTCATCGCTGAGTCACCTCACGCACAGACTTCGCCGAGCTGGCGGTATCAATCCGCGCCTCCACCGACATGCCCACCCGCAACCGCTCAGCCAACGGCTGACCCGGTTCGAGCATGATCTTCACCGGAATGCGCTGCACCACCTTGGTGAAGTTGCCCGTGGCGTTATCCGGTTTTACTGCCGCGAACGTCACGCCAGTAGCCGGGGCGATGCTTTCCACCCGGCCGTTCAAAGCCTCGCCACCGAGGCTGTCGACACGCACTTGCACTTGCTGCCCCGGCTTTACATCAGTCAGTTGCGTCTCCTGAAAATTGGCTACGACGTACGCCTGCTTCAGCGGCACCACCGCCAGCAGCTTGCTGCCCGGTGTGACATAAGCGCCGACGCGCACGGCGCGCTCACCGATCATGCCGTCCTGCGGCGCAGTGATGCGCGTGTAGGAAAGCTCGAAACTGGCGATTTCCAGCGCAGCCTGTGCGTGTTTCAAACTGCCCTCTGCGGCATCCCGCTGGGCCGTAAGGATGTCGACCTGTTTGCGCTCCGCCGCCAGTTTTGCGCTCGCCGTGTCGAGGTGCGCAGTGGCCTGATCGATACGCGTACGTGCCTGCTGCGCGTTCTGCACGGTGCCGGCACCGACGCCGGCCAAATGGTTGTAGCGATTCAATTCCTGCTGGGCGAAGGCCATTTCTGCCTTGGCCGATACCACTGATGCCTGCGCCTGGGCGATCACCGATGTCTGGCGCTCCAGTGTCGCCCTGGCGTTGTGCAATTGTGCCCGCGCGACCAGCGTTTGCGCATCGGCTGCTTCGGCGGATGCACGCAAATCGCGATCATCGATCAGCGCCAGCAACTGCCCGGCCTTCACTTGCTGGTTGTCCTCCACCAGCACTTCCTTGATGAAACCGGCCACGCGCGGCACCACCAAGGTGTAGTCGGCAGAAACGTAGGCATCGTTGGTGCCTTGTTGCGTACGTTTGCCAAACAGGCCGGGCATGGCCAGATACACCAGCACTCCGACAGCCAGCGCGGTCGCTACGGCCACCGCGAGTTTTTGCTTTGCTTGAGTCGTCATAAAAACCTTCTGTTCAGTGCAGCAATCAGGTCGGTGCGCGCGGTGGAAAAATCCGCGTCGGCAGCCAGAAAATCAGCAGGATCAGCGCCACTGCGACGCCGGCCATGCACACATAGAGATCGGAAGAAGTCAGCACCACGGCCTGCTCGTGCAAGCGATGGGCAAGACCGGGATCGCTGCGCTCGGCCAGTGGTGAGTTGCCGAGGTTGTCGATCAGCATGGTCGAGTGAAAATGCACCCGCGCTGTGGTCAGCGCTTCAAGCACCCCGGTGGCAACCACCGCAGCCAGGCCTTTGACGGTGTTGAACCATGCCGAGGCGAACGGCCCGTCCATCGGAGTAATGCTGCCGGTCGAGAGCATCAGCAGCGGCAACACCGCCATCGGCTGACCGAAAATCTGCAGCCATTGCAGCGCGTAGAAATTTTCGCGGTTCCATTCTGCGGTCAGCAGCGAACCGCCCAGACAGGACAGCGCCAACATGCTCAAGCCAATCCCGAGAACCCAGCGGCAATCGACCCAACGCAAATTGCACAGCGCGGCCACCAGCGGCAGCGCGAGCAACTGCGGCAACGCTGCGATCAACATGATTGGCGCGGTCTGAACCGGCCGATAGCCCTGCACTTGCGCCAGATAACTCGACGGAATCAACACCACCGCCTGCAACACCACCAGCACCCCGGCGAGGGTCAGCAACGCAAATGACAGATTGCGAATACCGAGCATCTGCAACTTGAAGAACGGGATCGGCTGCGACCACTCGTTGATCATGAAAGCCACCAGCAGCAGCGTGCCGGCGCCGAGCAGGCCGCAGATCAGGCTCGACTCGAACCAGTCGAGGCGATTGCCCTGCAACAGACCGATGACCAGCATGCAGATCGCCGGAAAGCCCAGCAGCAGTCCTTTCCAGTTGAATGATTTGAGGCGTTCCAGCCGCAGCGGATCCTGCGGAATGCCGTAAGCCACCATCGCCATGGCGATCAGGCACGGCACCACGATTTGCCAGAAGGTCCATTGCCAGCCGACGTATTCGCCCCACATGCCCGCGAGCGGCGTACCCAACCCTGGGCCGAAGGTGGCGGTCAGCGCGTACCCGGCCAGGCCATATAGTTTGAAATTCGGCGGCAGGAAGCGCAGGGCAACGGTCATCAGCATCGGCGGTAAGGCCCCACCGGCCAAGCCTTGCAAGGTGCGCATCAACAGCAGGCTTTCGTAGTTCGGCGCAAACGGGCAGAGCACGCCGAGCAAAGTGAACAGGCTGATTGCGCAGAGCGTGAAACGCCGCAGCGAGAAGGTCACCGAGCACCACGGCGCGAAGGCCATGGCGGCGACCGAAGTTGCCGCGTAACAGGCCACCAACCAGGTGCCCTCATCGTAGCCAATGCCCAGTGCGCCCCGAATATCGGCGAGGGCAACCTTGGTCACCATCTCGTTGAGGCCCGACACCAGCACTGCCAGCAATACGCCGACCAGACCGATGATGATCCGCGCCCCGAACACCGGTGGCGTGATCGCCTGCGCCGGGCTGGCCGCAGCGACAGGCGCCGGGACCGTCAGGGATGTCATGAATACTTACTCCGGAGGGAAAAATACCGGGGCATCTTAGTAGGGCTTACAGCTTACGAAAATTGACTTATTGGCAGGTTATAAGTGCGCCAGACACAACTATTAAACCTGTAGGAGTGAGCCTGCTCGCGATGGCGCCGTATCAGTCGACCTATGCGTTGATTGACACACCGTCATCGCGAGCAGGCTCACTCCTACAGGGGATTTTTGTTGAATTTCGGATCAGGGCTGGGCAGCCAGCCAGGTTTCGTCGCAGCAGGTTTTCAGGGTTTCACGCAGCCAGCGGTGCGCCGGGTCTTTATCGAAACGCGGATGCCAGGCTTGAGTCAGCATCAGCGTCGGCAGCGGGATCGGCAGGTCGAACGAGCGCAGTTTCAAGCCCAATCGGCGCACACTGAGCAGCGCCTCTTTGGGTACGGGCAGGATCAGATCAGAATCCGGCAACGCAAACATTGCCGCATGAAAGCTCGGCGCAATCACCGCCACCCGCCGCTCCAGGCCCAAGGCATTCAGCGCTGCGTCGATGGGGCCGCGAGCAATGCCACGGCGCGACATGCTGATGTGGGAAAACCCGGCATAGCGCTCAGCGGTGATTTCGCCATCGAGCAGCGGATGGTCTTCGCGCACCAGGCCAACGAAGTGTGTGGAAAACAGATTCTGCACCTTCACTTCCGGGCTCAGTGGGCGCGTATTGCTGACGCTCAGGTCGATGCGCCCTTCGCGCAGCGCTTCATCATCGCCATCACCTTCCGGGACGAAGCGCAGCTCGCAGTGCGGCGCCATCTGGTCAAGCGTATCGAATAGTTTGCCGCCATAAACGCCGACGAAAAAGTCATTGGCGCGGATGCTGAAACGCCGGCGCAAAGTGCCGAGGTCCACGGCGTCCGCCGAACGGAACAGCAGCGCGGCCTGCTCGACCACATCGCGTACCTGGTCGCGCAATTCCAGCGCTTTGGGGGTTGGCACCAGTCCACGACCAGCACGCACGAGGATCGGATCGCCGATGGCTTCGCGGATTCGCGTCAGTGTGCGGCTCATCGCGGCCGGACTGAGGTTCATCCGCCGCGCGGCGCCGACCACGCTGCCCTCGTCGAGCAAGGCGTCGAGGGCGACCAGAAGATTCATGTCCGGGAGTTGCATGCTGAGCACTCGTGGCTGACCAGGATTGATCTGCACGCAATGCTAGCAGATCAAAAGATCGCAGCCTTCGGCAGCTCCTGCAGGGCAATGCATTCCAATGTAGGAGCTGCCGAAGGCTGCGATCTTTTCAGGCTCAGCGCTGCATGCCCCAGCGTTTTACGGTCACCCGCTCCAGCGTGTCGAACACCAGGTTCTCCACCAGCAAACCGATCAGGATCACCACCGCCAACCCGGCAAACACCTTGTCGGTGTACAGTTCGTTGCGGTTCTGGAAGATGTACCAGCCCAATCCGCCCTTGCCGCTGGTGGCGCCAAACACCAATTCCGCCGCGATCAGCGTACGCCAGGCAAACGCCCAGCCAATCTTCAGCCCGGCGAGAATCGATGGCAGCGCCGCCGGAATCAGGATGAACAAGACAAAGCGCATGCCCTTCAAGCCATAGTTGCGCCCGGCCATGCGCAGGGTTTCAGACACGCCGAGAAAACCGGCATAGGTGTTCAGCGCCAGCGCCCAGAGCACCGAATGCACCAGTACAAAAATCAGGCTGTTCTGCCCCAGGCCAAACCACAACAAGGCCAAGGGTAGCAGGGCAATCGCCGGCAGCGGGTTGAACATCGACGTCAGTGTGCTCAACAGGTCTCGACCAAACTGCGTCGAGACCGCCAGCGTGGTCAGCGCAAACGCCAGAACGATGCCGATCAGATAGCCCTTGAGCAGCACCACCAGCGATATCCACACCTTGCCGAGCAACTCGCCGCTGAGCAGGCCGTCGTACAGCGCGTGACTGGTCTGCAGAAAACTTGGCAGCAGCAGGTCGTTGTTTTGCACCCGGGCGACGATTTCCCAGAGCACCGCGAGCAATATCAGAATCAGGCTTTTCCGCAGCCAACCCTGCTGCCACAGCCGCGTACCGAGCGACAGTTCGCGCTCGACCGGCACTTCAGTCAACGGCTGCAAGACCGTTTCGAACTCTTCACGCACAGATGATGAATGGCTCATCGGGTTTTCCTCCTAGCCGCTCAATAGGCGATGCGAATGTCGTTAAAGTCGTGCACTTGCTCGGTTTCCGGCGACTGGCCCTCATCGAACAGCAAACGATGAATACGCCGTGCCGACTCCTGAAACGCCACGCCGCCAAGACTCTGCAGATCGTATTGATGACTGTGTACTTCCGCCCTCACCCGCCCTGGATGTGGCGACAGCAACAGGATGCGATTACCGACCACCAGCGCCTCTTCGATCGAGTGCGTGACGAACAGCAGGGTGAAGCGCACCTCCTCCCAGAGCAGCAGCAATTCTTCCTGCATCTTGCGTCGGGTCAGCGCGTCCAGCGCGGCAAACGGCTCGTCCATCAAGAGGATTTTCGGCTGCATCGCCAACGCCCGGGCAATCGCCACCCGCGCTTTCATACCACCTGACAAGGTGTGCGGATAAGCATCGGCGAACGCCGCCAGCCCGACCTTTTCCAGATAGTGCAGCGCACGTTCTTCGGCTTCTTTTTTCTTCAGCGTTCGCGACGCCAGCAGCGGAAACATCACGTTCTGTTTGACGGTTTTCCACGGCGGCAGTTGATCGAATTCCTGAAACACCACGATCCGGTCCGGCCCCGGCGCATCGACGCGCTGGCCTTGCAGACGGATCTCGCCTTCGCACGGCGCGATAAATCCCGCGACAGCTTTTAACAAGGTGGACTTACCGCAGCCGGACGGGCCGAGCAGCACAAAACGATCCTGTCGGTCGACTTCAAAACTGACTTGATGGGTGGCCCGCACCACGCGTTGCGGGGTGCGGTATTCAAGGCTGACATGGTCGACGGCCAGCAGCGCTTCGGCGCTGACAATCGGCTTGCTGGCCGCGTGGCCTGGCAAAGGGGCGTTCATTTCGGTCAGCTCCCTTGCAGCGGTTTGGCGTCCTGGAAGAAGTAATCCTTCCACGATTCAGGTTTGTTCTTGATCGCGCCGACGCGATAGAGGAATTCCGCCAGTGGATAGGTGTTCTTTGGCGTGACGCTGAATTCGAATTGCGGGTTATCGATGATTTTCAGCAGCGCTGCGCGGTCGATTTTCGCCTTGGTCACGCGGATGTAAGTATCGGCCGCTGCGCCCTTGTCGTTCTGCGCGAATTGCGCCGCTTCGGTCAGCGCTTCGACGAAGGCTTTGTAGGTTTTCGGGTTTTCATCGCGGAATTTTTCCGTGGCGAACAACACCGTTGGCGAGTTCGGACCGAGCACGTCATAGGAGTTGAGCACCACGTGCACATTAGGATTTTCCAGCGCCTGATCCTGGAACGGCGGGTTGGAAAAATGCCCGGTCAGCTCGGTGCCGCCAGCGATCAGTGCCGCCGTGGCGTCCGGGTGCGGGACGGCGATGGTGTACTTGTCGAGGCGATTGAATTCCTTGTCGCCCCACTGCTTGGCCGCCGCGTATT
This window encodes:
- a CDS encoding NYN domain-containing protein; translation: MRTAFFVDGYNLFYGLLAGTPYKWLNLRSLLTHIAFVENPQSSVVSIDYFTSPIKPQLATRGRVSKEAQDAYVRAVRASNVTVHFGRHQLEPAKAPRFVDKHTQASRQDKVDIWKLEEKETDVHIAISMYRAASRQLMYEGAERLEQIILVSSDTDMTPALKALRTDFPGLIIGVILPHRSGSVRPLPGSLKDNSHWLRRFISAEELRLHQLPSRVATHKKPAIKPDYW
- a CDS encoding efflux transporter outer membrane subunit, with the translated sequence MSRVDRTDAFASRLAPTGKTLSKMWERACSRRGQLQQLTLSALLMASLTACTVGPDFQKPQPTQIADWAKPAKSAPSQAVSEPLNERWWEVFHDPQLSALTQRAVRSNLDLQLASSRLQQSRASRQVISADRYPKTAATGSYGRERNSGKGLSDPSGFDGDSAFNLWDAGFSASWELDFWGRVRRETEAADANLEVAENDRRGVLLAVLADTAQNYIQLRGVQNTRAVTEQNLDVARHSLKLSQLRLADGVATDLDVAEAAAQVAAIESRLPALEQRQSQLINAISLLMGEPPQALAKELSTDAAVPQSPLQVAIGLPSQLAERRPDIRQAESRLHAATANIGVAKGDFYPRITLSGNLGSQAMQLSDFGSWGSRAFGIGPQFSLPLFDGGRLRGVLQLREAQQQEAAIAYQQTVLRAWHEIDDQLTAYNASQRRRDSLAEAVRQNQIALRTAQQQYVEGVVDFVNVLTVQGALLATQEQWVESSTGVSLAMVGLYKALGGGWESVYPLAKAPTSNPV
- a CDS encoding HlyD family secretion protein codes for the protein MTTQAKQKLAVAVATALAVGVLVYLAMPGLFGKRTQQGTNDAYVSADYTLVVPRVAGFIKEVLVEDNQQVKAGQLLALIDDRDLRASAEAADAQTLVARAQLHNARATLERQTSVIAQAQASVVSAKAEMAFAQQELNRYNHLAGVGAGTVQNAQQARTRIDQATAHLDTASAKLAAERKQVDILTAQRDAAEGSLKHAQAALEIASFELSYTRITAPQDGMIGERAVRVGAYVTPGSKLLAVVPLKQAYVVANFQETQLTDVKPGQQVQVRVDSLGGEALNGRVESIAPATGVTFAAVKPDNATGNFTKVVQRIPVKIMLEPGQPLAERLRVGMSVEARIDTASSAKSVREVTQR
- a CDS encoding MFS transporter, with amino-acid sequence MTSLTVPAPVAAASPAQAITPPVFGARIIIGLVGVLLAVLVSGLNEMVTKVALADIRGALGIGYDEGTWLVACYAATSVAAMAFAPWCSVTFSLRRFTLCAISLFTLLGVLCPFAPNYESLLLMRTLQGLAGGALPPMLMTVALRFLPPNFKLYGLAGYALTATFGPGLGTPLAGMWGEYVGWQWTFWQIVVPCLIAMAMVAYGIPQDPLRLERLKSFNWKGLLLGFPAICMLVIGLLQGNRLDWFESSLICGLLGAGTLLLVAFMINEWSQPIPFFKLQMLGIRNLSFALLTLAGVLVVLQAVVLIPSSYLAQVQGYRPVQTAPIMLIAALPQLLALPLVAALCNLRWVDCRWVLGIGLSMLALSCLGGSLLTAEWNRENFYALQWLQIFGQPMAVLPLLMLSTGSITPMDGPFASAWFNTVKGLAAVVATGVLEALTTARVHFHSTMLIDNLGNSPLAERSDPGLAHRLHEQAVVLTSSDLYVCMAGVAVALILLIFWLPTRIFPPRAPT
- a CDS encoding LysR family transcriptional regulator, which gives rise to MQLPDMNLLVALDALLDEGSVVGAARRMNLSPAAMSRTLTRIREAIGDPILVRAGRGLVPTPKALELRDQVRDVVEQAALLFRSADAVDLGTLRRRFSIRANDFFVGVYGGKLFDTLDQMAPHCELRFVPEGDGDDEALREGRIDLSVSNTRPLSPEVKVQNLFSTHFVGLVREDHPLLDGEITAERYAGFSHISMSRRGIARGPIDAALNALGLERRVAVIAPSFHAAMFALPDSDLILPVPKEALLSVRRLGLKLRSFDLPIPLPTLMLTQAWHPRFDKDPAHRWLRETLKTCCDETWLAAQP
- a CDS encoding ABC transporter permease; translation: MSHSSSVREEFETVLQPLTEVPVERELSLGTRLWQQGWLRKSLILILLAVLWEIVARVQNNDLLLPSFLQTSHALYDGLLSGELLGKVWISLVVLLKGYLIGIVLAFALTTLAVSTQFGRDLLSTLTSMFNPLPAIALLPLALLWFGLGQNSLIFVLVHSVLWALALNTYAGFLGVSETLRMAGRNYGLKGMRFVLFILIPAALPSILAGLKIGWAFAWRTLIAAELVFGATSGKGGLGWYIFQNRNELYTDKVFAGLAVVILIGLLVENLVFDTLERVTVKRWGMQR
- a CDS encoding ABC transporter ATP-binding protein, whose translation is MNAPLPGHAASKPIVSAEALLAVDHVSLEYRTPQRVVRATHQVSFEVDRQDRFVLLGPSGCGKSTLLKAVAGFIAPCEGEIRLQGQRVDAPGPDRIVVFQEFDQLPPWKTVKQNVMFPLLASRTLKKKEAEERALHYLEKVGLAAFADAYPHTLSGGMKARVAIARALAMQPKILLMDEPFAALDALTRRKMQEELLLLWEEVRFTLLFVTHSIEEALVVGNRILLLSPHPGRVRAEVHSHQYDLQSLGGVAFQESARRIHRLLFDEGQSPETEQVHDFNDIRIAY
- a CDS encoding ABC transporter substrate-binding protein, which translates into the protein MSKRLPFAPLAAAIGLGFSLVAGSLVAPTVAHAEGEIRIAEQFGIVYLLLNVVRDQGLIEKYGKQEGIDIKVDWTQLSGGAAVNDALLSGSIDIAGAGVGPLLTIWDRTHGKQNVKAVASLGNFPYYLVSNNPKVKTIADFTEKDRIAVPAVGVSVQSRFLQYAAAKQWGDKEFNRLDKYTIAVPHPDATAALIAGGTELTGHFSNPPFQDQALENPNVHVVLNSYDVLGPNSPTVLFATEKFRDENPKTYKAFVEALTEAAQFAQNDKGAAADTYIRVTKAKIDRAALLKIIDNPQFEFSVTPKNTYPLAEFLYRVGAIKNKPESWKDYFFQDAKPLQGS